Proteins encoded together in one Acidobacteriota bacterium window:
- a CDS encoding AI-2E family transporter has protein sequence MATDPRAVVRYAVLCTVVAILLMWALYLVRSQILLIYVSALFAIGLAPLVRMIERRRLTPIGKRRLPRGAAILLIYATVLGLLAGLAAVVVRPLMAQGRQLWTDLPTRLDWLQQKLVGWGVMPEGTSFAEVLKQAPVSGSTDVVTTVLLTIWGFIGGVFGLVTILLLTFYLLVDSERLFNLLVRLFPQSQRERVSKVGAEVSVKVSAWLGGQILLGFIVGITSAVGLALLGVPYFFVLALIAGVGEMIPMVGPLLAAVPTIAVAFTVSPSLGLATAAFCWAIQIVENNFLVPKVMSQQVGLSAITVIVALIIGSSLLGLAGALLAVPTAAILQVLFEELVLADEDEKEPG, from the coding sequence TTGGCCACTGACCCGCGCGCCGTGGTCCGCTACGCCGTGCTCTGCACGGTGGTCGCGATCCTGTTGATGTGGGCCCTGTACCTGGTGCGCTCGCAGATCCTCTTGATCTACGTCAGCGCGCTCTTTGCCATCGGGCTCGCGCCGCTCGTTCGCATGATCGAACGACGGCGGCTGACCCCGATCGGCAAGCGACGCCTGCCGCGCGGCGCCGCCATCCTGTTGATCTACGCCACCGTGCTGGGCCTGCTGGCCGGGTTGGCGGCAGTGGTCGTGCGACCCCTGATGGCTCAGGGGCGGCAACTGTGGACCGACCTGCCGACGCGCCTCGACTGGCTGCAGCAGAAACTGGTGGGCTGGGGCGTCATGCCCGAGGGCACGTCGTTCGCCGAGGTGCTGAAGCAGGCCCCGGTCTCGGGCAGCACCGACGTCGTGACCACCGTGCTGCTGACCATCTGGGGCTTCATCGGCGGCGTGTTCGGACTGGTCACTATCCTGCTGCTGACCTTCTACTTGCTGGTGGATTCCGAGCGTTTGTTCAACCTGTTGGTTCGCTTGTTCCCGCAATCGCAGCGCGAGCGGGTCTCGAAGGTCGGGGCGGAGGTGTCGGTCAAGGTCAGCGCGTGGCTGGGCGGCCAGATCCTTCTTGGTTTCATTGTCGGCATCACGTCGGCCGTTGGCCTGGCGCTGCTCGGGGTGCCCTACTTCTTCGTGCTGGCGCTGATCGCAGGCGTCGGCGAGATGATTCCCATGGTCGGCCCGCTGCTGGCCGCCGTGCCTACCATCGCCGTCGCCTTTACGGTGTCGCCCTCCCTGGGGCTGGCGACGGCGGCGTTCTGCTGGGCCATCCAGATTGTCGAGAACAACTTCCTGGTGCCGAAGGTGATGAGTCAGCAGGTCGGCTTGAGTGCCATCACCGTGATCGTGGCGCTCATCATCGGCAGTTCACTGCTCGGCCTGGCCGGCGCGCTGCTCGCGGTGCCGACGGCCGCCATTCTCCAGGTGTTGTTCGAAGAGCTGGTGCTGGCTGACGAAGACGAAAAAGAACCGGGTTGA